AACGAAGCGACAGAGTATTATTGCTACTCGCGATCAACAAGCAAAAATCCAGTCCGGTACTTCAGACAAAAATATCGCAATGAGTACAAGCTGCAACAATACGCTGACGGTTCCGTCACCTTTAGCGATAACCTGCAGCCCCATGAAGACTGGCTGCCCGATCTCAAAGCGAATATTGAACAGGTGTGGCCAACACATTGTGGATTTGCTCTGCAAAAAGCCACAGGTAACGGCTTACTCCTGTTCTCCCGGACCAAGCAATTTTGCCAACCACCGCACGATGTGGTCATGGCGGTTTACAAACATGGCATCAAAGATGTTGCCGCCAGTTCCTCAGCGACCAGTTTGTTATTAAACAATGGCGAAGTCGTTGGATTTGGCGGTGCATATAATGGTGGTGGCCTGATTATACCGGCAGCGCATAGCTATCATGAATTTCAAAGCTTAAATGATGAGGTCAAGATAAAGCGCGCCCTTGCCAGTGATGTCACCAAAATCGTCAGTGCAACAACAAGCATGGCTGCCCTCAAATCTGATGGCAGTGTTTATATCTGGGGAGATCAAGGCATCCACTTAAGCCTTCAACTTCCTGGCACATATAAAGACATCATGGCCAATGGCTCTATCGATGCTTACTGTACGAGAGACAACAATGATAAAATCAGTTGCTGGTCAGAACGTTCATACGATCACCCACAATCGTACCCAGACAATATCAAGCAATTTGCCTTGATTGAAAATGACGAGATGGCCCTGTCGTTTGACGCACAAGGTAAACTCACTGCCTGGCCAATGTACAACCTGGGCAGCCAGTACTATACGCCTTACCCATTACCATCCAGTTTGGCGAACTTCAATTGTACTCAAATCAGCAAAGAGCAAGTCACCGATGGTTTCGTGACAGTTTTGACGCGCTCTGATGGCGAACGCTTTGCCGTGCGATTCAACTCGAATCAATTTGCTGTACGACCGTTTCATCCCAAACAACCGAAAATGATGCGTGCAATGTAGCAATCACTTGCTGTCCGCCATCGGTATCACCCGATGGCACAGCAGGCGTAATACATGTTTCGTGAATAACCTCGAGCCATCATGATTTCATGATGGCTTGATTTGTTCGGGTTTGATTCAGGTATAGCGACGACTCAGATCGCACAAATGTGATGGCGTCGAAACTGCTGATAGATTTGAACGAATAGTTTTGGATAATTTTCAGATAAGAAAAAAGACGTCCTAGGACGTCTTTTCAGAAGATGGCGGTGAGGGAGGGATTCGAACCCTCGATACGTTGCCGTATACACACTTTCCAGGCGTGCTCCTTCAGCCACTCGGACACCTCACCAAATTGTTTGATCACCGTTTCTCGGCGACGGGGCGTACTATAGTGATCCTCTCATAACAGGTCAACCCAATTTCTTACATTGGCGATCAAGTGGGTAATTTTCCATCAGACATGCCGCAATCCCCCCATTTTGGGACCAATCAAAAGAACAACGCTGTGTCTTCCGGCTTCGCCTGCTACAATACCGGCATTCTGCTACAGGCTCTGCCACGCCAAGCCTGTTCATTCGATAAGAGAACGGATCATGTCTGCACAACTTTCAGTCATTTTGCAAAATTCTGAGCTCAGTCAGCATTTACTGTCTGAGCATCAAACCCGAGGCTTTGTCACTGCGATGGCTGCTGCCCCGTACCTGCTGGATCCGGCCGAATGGCTGGCCTATCTGTGGGGCGGAGAAGAGACCTCCCCTTTCACCAGCCATGAAGCATTAGAAGAGTATGCCAACGCTATTGTTGAGCTTTGGAATGAATCCAGACAGACGCTGCTTTCAAACACCTGGCAATGGCCTGAAGCCTGTCAGCTTGATGACAAGGAACTGGTGACTGAAGCAACCCGGGAATTTGCGGAGGGTGTGCTACAAGGCTGGCAACTGGCGCGTGACGACTGGGAAACCATCA
This DNA window, taken from Photobacterium sp. CCB-ST2H9, encodes the following:
- a CDS encoding UPF0149 family protein, whose product is MSAQLSVILQNSELSQHLLSEHQTRGFVTAMAAAPYLLDPAEWLAYLWGGEETSPFTSHEALEEYANAIVELWNESRQTLLSNTWQWPEACQLDDKELVTEATREFAEGVLQGWQLARDDWETIMPENSQDNALLGGVLLSISLLYDPESAMAALTEQGAEGLAQFEEVYHAVPQMLCGLTQRAQQLTDENP